One segment of Odontesthes bonariensis isolate fOdoBon6 chromosome 1, fOdoBon6.hap1, whole genome shotgun sequence DNA contains the following:
- the nudt21 gene encoding cleavage and polyadenylation specificity factor subunit 5: protein MSVVPPSRSATGWPRRGGDQFGSKYIGGPAKPLTLERTINLYPLTNYTFGTKEPLYEKDSSVAARFQRMREEFDKMGMRRTVEGVLIVHEHRLPHVLLLQLGTTFFKLPGGELSPGEDEVEGLKRLMTEILGRQDGVKQDWVIDDCIGNWWRPNFEPPQYPYIPAHITKPKEHKKLFLVQLQEKALFAVPKNYKLVAAPLFELYDNAPGYGPIISSLPQLLSRFNFIYN, encoded by the exons ATGTCGGTAGTGCCTCCCAGTCGCTCGGCTACCGGCTGGCCGCGCCGCGGTGGAGACCAGTTCGGGAGCAAGTACATCGGTGGGCCCGCTAAACCGCTCACACTGGAGAGGACAATCAATCT ATACCCTCTCACCAACTACACATTTGGCACCAAAGAGCCTCTGTACGAGAAAGACAGCTCGGTTGCCGCCAGGTTCCAGCGCATGCGGGAAGAGTTTGACAAGATGGGCATGCGCAGGACGGTGGAGGGTGTCCTCATTGTCCACGAACACAGGCTTCCTCACGTGTTACTTCTGCAGCTCGGCACAACTTTCTTCAAACT GCCTGGTGGAGAGTTGAGTCCTGGAGAAGATGAAGTGGAGGGTTTGAAACGCCTGATGACTGAG ATCCTTGGACGGCAGGATGGGGTGAAGCAGGACTGGGTGATTGACGACTGTATCGGCAACTGGTGGCGCCCAAACTTTGAGCCTCCGCAG TACCCGTATATTCCAGCTCACATCACCAAACCTAAGGAGCATAAAAAACTGTTCCTGGTTCAGTTGCAGGAGAAAG CGCTCTTTGCTGTACCCAAGAACTATAAACTGGTGGCTGCACCGTTGTTTGAACTGTATGATAACGCTCCTGGATATGGACCAATCATTTCCAGTCTACCGCAGTTGTTGAGCAG GTTTAACTTCATCTACAATTAA